Proteins from a single region of Macrotis lagotis isolate mMagLag1 chromosome 2, bilby.v1.9.chrom.fasta, whole genome shotgun sequence:
- the LOC141511821 gene encoding acrosin-like codes for MARPEMLWLMVLLSLLGTVGVADVSSCSSLCGQRPLANQFGSRIVGGVDSRPGAWPWIVSIQIVYWNGRYRYHTCGGSLIAPTWVLTAAHCFNKSETEAYDMWRLLIGAWEIELGWIRKALDPQVQERAPIKIILHESYDRKLQKNDIALIQLDRPVVCGDRARIACLPRPGEIPGEFEEKCHIAGWGYKVEGGAPSPILQEAQVNMIDSRTCNGTRWYWGYIHKSNLCAGYEEGKIDTCQGDSGGPLMCKDKSSGAFVVYGVTSWGAGCARAYKPGIYTSTWHFLDWISSKIGPASVFADLPPRITTTIATTTTPTSKSPLYWIWPTFRPWYSAWWMKTTKSPTFKQWWSQTQEPWLAATPLARSPSTPPPYTILRSWISNAMIGKAQALGPSQDLTPLTLSFPKRLRMLMESMKSNNSL; via the exons ATGGCAAGGCCTGAGATGTTGTGGCTGATGGTACTGCTGTCCCTCCTGGGGACTGTGGGGGTAGCTGATGTCTCATCATGCTC GAGCCTCTGTGGACAAAGGCCCTTGGCCAATCAATTTGGTTCTCGAATTGTTGGGGGTGTGGACTCGCGTCCAGGGGCTTGGCCCTGGATAGTCAGTATACAGATCGTATATTGGAACGGCAGGTACAGATACCACACCTGTGGGGGCTCCCTCATCGCTCCCACTTGGGTTCTCACCGCTGCCCACTGCTTCAACAAAAGTGAAACTGA AGCCTATGACATGTGGCGATTGTTGATTGGCGCATGGGAGATTGAGCTCGGATGGATCAGAAAAGCCCTGGACCCCCAAGTGCAGGAGCGTGCACCCATCAAGATTATATTACATGAAAGTTATGATAGGAAGCTTCAGAAAAATGACATAGCACTGATCCAGTTGGATAGACCGGTGGTGTGTGGGGATCGGGCCCGTATTGCCTGCCTGCCTCGGCCTGGTGAAATCCCAGGAGAGTTCGAAGAGAAGTGTCACATTGCTGGCTGGGGGTACAAAGTGGAAGGAG GTGCCCCATCTCCGATACTACAGGAAGCCCAGGTTAACATGATCGATTCGAGGACATGCAATGGAACCCGCTGGTACTGGGGATACATTCACAAAAGCAACCTTTGTGCCGGCTACGAAGAGGGGAAAATTGACACCTGCCAG GGGGACAGTGGTGGTCCTCTCATGTGTAAAGACAAATCCAGTGGCGCTTTCGTGGTGTATGGTGTCACAAGCTGGGGGGCTGGTTGTGCTCGAGCCTATAAGCCAGGCATCTACACATCCACCTGGCACTTTCTGGACTGGATTTCCTCTAAGATTGGGCCAGCCTCTGTCTTTGCTGACTTACCTCCTCGGATCACGACCACCATCGCCACGACCACCACCCCGACTTCAAAATCTCCCCTGTACTGGATTTGGCCCACATTCAGGCCTTGGTATAGCGCCTGGTGGATGAAGACCACCAAGAGTCCAACATTCAAGCAGTGGTGGTCCCAGACCCAGGAGCCCTGGCTCGCAGCTACACCCTTAGCACGCTCCCCATCCACTCCTCCACCCTACACCATTCTCCGCTCCTGGATCTCCAACGCTATGATAGGCAAGGCCCAGGCTCTGGGCCCCAGTCAGGACTTAACACCCCTCACACTCTCCTTCCCCAAGCGCTTGAGGATGCTAATGGAATCCATGAAGAGCAACAACTCCCTATAG
- the LOC141515591 gene encoding rab-like protein 2A isoform X1, translated as MDGFRPQQLSTYALTLYKHTATVDGKTILVDFWDTAGQERFQSMHASYYHKAHACIMVFDVQRKVTYKNLSTWYSELREFRPEIPCIVVANKIDADTMVTQKSFNFARKFSLPVYFVSAADGTNVVKLFNDAIRLAVSYKQNSQDFMDEVLQELENFELEKKVESMSELGQIEALVDLPSP; from the exons ATGGACGGATT CCGGCCCCAGCAGCTGTCCACCTACGCCCTGACCCTCTACAAACACACAGCCACCGTGGACGGCAAGACCATCCTCGTGG ACTTCTGGGACACGGCAGGGCAGGAGAGGTTCCAGAGCATGCATGCCTCTTACTACCACAAGGCCCATGCCTGCATCATG GTGTTTGATGTGCAGAGGAAGGTCACCTACAAGAACCTGAGCACCTGGTATTCCGAGCTTCGAGAGTTCCGCCCTGAGATCCCTTGCATCGTGGTGGCCAATAAGATTGATG CTGACACCATGGTAACCCAGAAGAGCTTCAACTTTGCCCGGAAGTTTTCACTGCCTGTGTACTTCGTCTCAGCTGCTGATGGCACCAATGTTGTGAAG CTCTTCAATGATGCTATCCGGTTGGCAGTTTCTTACAAGCAGAATTCCCAAGACTTCATGGATGAGGTTTTACAAGAACTTGAG AACTTTGAACTGGAGAAGAAGGTGGAGTCCATGTCGGAGCTGGGACAGATTGAAGCCCTCGTGGATCTTCCATCTCCTTGA